The following coding sequences lie in one Chelonia mydas isolate rCheMyd1 chromosome 6, rCheMyd1.pri.v2, whole genome shotgun sequence genomic window:
- the PKMYT1 gene encoding membrane-associated tyrosine- and threonine-specific cdc2-inhibitory kinase — translation MPLPLDCAGAESQLSRTPLPAPVPAFFQEAERSFSVKRPGRPLSYTLPPRPRHKGTLTVSRVFAGRQPQPWSQPRPRSVSFRGSQVRALAPRSRLYNPARREPFFSQCFQLLGHLGRGSFGEVYKVRSKEDGRLYAVKRSVEPFRGAGDRQRKLAEVRKHERVGRHPNCVSFVRAWEERGQLYIQTELCPASLLQHCEGRGTLPEGQVRACLWDLLQALRHLHACGLLHMDVKPANVFLTERHVCKLGDFGLVLELDRGDLSDAQEGDPRYMAPELLRGEYSEAADVFSLGMTILEIACNMELPNGGEGWQQLRQGYLPPEFTAGLSSELRALLAAMLEPDPRLRPSVETLLNSSIMRKTEKWRKLTLLVQDGLLRAASLCQGVGSFVRWLWAALCLPARWLSSWRCSVPVTPPCSPLLATLLDSSFSWDEEEEEEEEEDGSLGEDVFEVSGVCGRHNRTCPGELLLQDKPLSSPPLGLRPSMGSTSTPRHPSPPETGSRRTRSSALQGSPNMSRISPDSPPSSPGSPNGGSLRRTLAFEEEEDEPREESAPQGAGQHCSFEPRNLLSMFEDATAEQK, via the exons ATGCCGCTGCCCCTGGACTGCGCGGGGGCCGAGTCCCAGCTGAGCCGCACGCCCCTGCCGGCGCCTGTGCCGGCCTTCTTCCAGGAGGCCGAGCGCAGCTTCTCGGTGAAGAGGCCAGGCCGGCCGCTCAGCTACACCCTCCCGCCCCGACCGCGCCACAAGGGCACCTTGACTGTCAGCCGGGTCTTCGCCGGCCGCCAAccgcagccctggagccagccccgGCCGCGCAGCGTCTCCTTCCGCGGCTCCCAGGTCCGGGCGCTGGCCCCCCGCAGCCGCCTCTACAACCCTGCCCGCAGAGAGCCCTTCTTCAGCCAGTGCTTCCAGCTACTGGGCCACCTGGGGCGCGGCTCCTTCGGGGAGGTGTATAAG GTGCGCAGCAAGGAGGACGGGCGGCTGTACGCAGTGAAGCGCTCGGTGGAGCCGTTCCGGGGCGCCGGCGACCGGCAGCGCAAGCTGGCCGAGGTGCGGAAGCACGAGCGGGTGGGGCGCCACCCCAACTGCGTGAGCTTCGTGCGGGCCTGGGAGGAGCGGGGTCAGCTCTACATCCAGACGGAGTTGTGCCCGGCCAGCCTGCTGCAGCATTGCGAGGGGCGCGGGACGCTGCCCGAGGGCCAGGTGCGGGCCTGCCTCTGGGACCTGCTGCAGGCGCTGCGCCACCTGCACGCCTGCGGGCTGCTGCACATGGACGTCAAGCCGGCCAACGTCTTCCTCACCGAGCGCCATGTCTGCAAGCTGGGCGACTTTGGCCTGGTGCTGGAATTGGACCGTGGAGACCTGAGTGACGCCCAGGAGGGCGACCCGCGCTACATGGCGCCCGAGCTGCTGCGGGGGGAGTACAGTGAGGCGGCTGATGTCTTCAG CCTTGGCATGACTATCCTGGAAATCGCCTGCAATATGGAGCTACCCAATGGAGGGGAGGGCTGGCAGCAGCTCCGGCAGGGCTACTTGCCCCCCGAATTCACTGCCG GTCTCTCCTCAGAGCTGCGGGCTTTGCTggctgccatgctggagcctgaTCCCCGGCTCCGGCCCTCGGTGGAGACGCTGCTCAACTCCAGCATCATGCGCAAGACGGAGAAGTGGCGCAAGCTGACACTGCTGGTGCAGGACGGACTCCTGAGAGCTGCCTCTTTGTGCCAG GGTGTTGGGAGTTTTGTGCGTTGGCTGTGGGCTGCCCTGTGCCTGCCAGCGCGCTGGCTCTCCAGCTGGCGTTGCAGTGTGCCCGTCACCCCGCCCTGCTCCCCGCTACTTGCCACCCTGCTGGATAGCAGCTTCTCCTGGGacgaagaggaagaggaggaggaggaggaggatgggagcCTGGGGGAGGATGTGTTCGAGGTATCTGGGGTCTGCGGGCGGCATAACCGCACCTGCCCCGGGGAGCTGCTATTGCAGGACAA gcccctgagctccccgCCGCTGGGCCTGCGTCCCTCCATGGGCAGCACATCCACCCCGCGCCACCCTTCTCCACCAGAGACTGGCAGCAGGAGGACGAG GTCCTCAGCCCTCCAGGGCAGCCCCAACATGAGCCGCATCAGCCCGGattccccccccagcagccccggcTCCCCCAACGGGGGCAGCCTCCGCCGCACCCTGGCCttcgaggaggaggaggacgagccaAGGGAGGAGAGCGCCCCCCAGGGTGCAGGCCAGCATTGCTCCTTCGAACCCAGAAACCTCCTGAGCATGTTTGAGGATGCCACGGCGGAGCAGAAGTGA